The segment CGAAAGGTCAAAGCCTAGTCGAATTAACTTTAATCCTCCCTTTTTTAATATTCCTTTTGCTGGGCATTATGGAAGGAGGCCGGCTTTTTGCTGGTTATCTGGAGTTGCAAAACGCCGCAAGAGATGGAGCGCGTTATGCTGCGGTTCATACAGAGATAGATGCGGTGTTAATCGTAGATAAGACAAAGGATTATATCAAAGGGCGTTTTACTATGTTAGATCCAACCGAGCTGGACGTCACTGGTAATTACGTACTAAACCTTGAAGAAAGTGCAGATAAGAAAGATCTCTGGGTAGAGATAAAACTAAATTATCCGTTTAAGATAATCACGCCCGTTATCAGTACAGTACTTGGTAATCCTTTTGAAATTAGTGCAACCATGTCAATGAGAAGGGAGTAGTTGAGAATGCAACATTTTAGAGAAGAAAAAGGTTCGGCACTTGTGCTGGTTGCTTTAACTATAGTTGTACTATTTGGCTTTGCTGCCTTGGCAATAGACGGTGGTTATTTATATTACCGACATACAAGATTGCAGGATGTGGCTGATGCAACCGCTTTAGCTTCAGCAATTGAACTGTCGAAAAATCCACCGAAAAACTTGAATGCAACAAAGGAAGAGCAAAAGAAGAAAGCAGCATTTGAAGCTGCGGTGAAATATGTTGGTTTAAATGGGATATCAGTTAGTAATACCAGTAACTATACTGCAGATATTTCCCTTAATTCCAGCAACGAGCAGGGAAAAATGATAGTCAGTTTTCCTGAGAGCCTTAGTAAGGCTAAAGTTGATATTGAGCTAAACACAAACTTATACTTTGCCAGGGTGCTTGGCAAGGACTTAACCCTTGTTCCTGTAACTGCTGTTGCTCAAGTTGGTTCAGCTAGTAAGCAAACAGGGGGATTAATACCTGTGGCAATTGTTGATGATCCTGATGATCCGACTGATGGGAACTATGTTCAGTGGCGTCAGTACGAAATGACTTTGGGGCCCGGTGGTGGTGCCAACGGTAATTTCGGCTGGTTAGACTTTGGGGCGTATGAGGGTGTCGGGGGAAATACTTTATCTTATTATTTAGAACACGGGTACCCTGGTACGTTGGAAGCGGAAGAAACAATAGAAACTAAAACGGGGGTAAGTGTTGGTCTAGCTGCAGATGCCATAGACAACAGGTTGTCGTTATGTAACGCTTCTACTTACGACCTTGAGACTTATATACCAGAAGGGGACACTTTTACCAATTATTATGAAGCCAGAGTAAAAGAGCATTTAGAACAACATGAAGACTGCTCAAGATTAGTTTATACTCCCATCGTTAATAGCATTGGTGAAAATGGAAGCTCTACCGTTACAATAGTTGGCTTTGCTGCCTTTTTTTTAGACAGCTATGTTCATAATGGCGACGAAATAACTTTAGTGGGAGCCTTTATTGATGTATTAAATCCAGAGGACATTATGCCGAACATGTTAGATTACACTGTGCAGTCAGTGATGTTGATTGAATAGAGCATAATTGTAGGGTGTCTGTTATCAATCACAAAAGGAGTTTTACGCATGAAAAATTCTAAAGCCCGCATCATCTTTATATTAACAATTATTCTAGCCGGTGTTTTGGCTTTTCTGGTACGTAACTATTTAGTTCAAGTTGAAGAGCAAGCAGTTATGGCCCAGAAGAAAGCGGAAGTACTAGCTACTATGGTAGCTGCCAGCAAGCCAATCCCCGAAGGAACAAAGGTAGATAAATCTATGCTTAAAGAGGTAGATGTACCTAAAGAATTGATACACCCTCAAGCTGTTAAAACAATCGAAGAGGCTATTGGCCAGTTTACAACTGTCAGCCTATTAGCTGACGAGTTAATATTAACGACCAAACTAGCTTCTTCTGCAACCAGTAATGAATTACCATATCGAATACCCGAGGGGAAAAGGGCGATTACTATCTCGGTTAATCCTTTGATTGGAGTGGGAGGTCATATAAAACCGGGTCATTATATAGATGTTCTTGGGATATTTAAGTTTGAACCGGGCGAAGAGGCTAAGCCCGAGGTTTTGACATTATTGCAAAATATTAAGGTCTTAGCAATTGGCCCTAACATTAAAAAACTAGAAGGGGTCATGGAAGCACCAAATATAACTATAGCAGTTTCGCCGGAAGAGGCCGAATACATAACTCTTACAGAAAACATCGGCCGTATGAAATATACCCTTAGACCGGTTGGCGAAAAAGATGTTCATAATCTGCCAACTGCTACTGAAGAGCGCTTGAAAGCAAAATATCGGGTGGGTGGCAATGAAGAAAATTAGCATCTTAATTTTAGACCAAAAAAAACAGCCCGAACTCGAGGAAATTCTAAACAAAAGGCAGGATTTCCAACTGCTTAAAAGTACCACAAACATGGACTTGGGGTTTACCCTTGCAGAACGCTACCAACCTACGGTAATTCTTTTAAATGTTGATTTACCGGGCAATGAAGGCATGATACTGGCAGAAGTCTTTACTAATGAATTTCCTGCATCCAGCTTAATATTAACTACTCAAGAAGATAGTGAACAGGCATTAAGACATGCGTTAAACATCGGGGCTCAGGATGTATTGACTTTGCCAACAAGTGAAGAAAAACTATGTACGACTATCCAAAGAACAGTTCAACGGGATGCCAAAAGAAGGGAATTGTTTACCGAGCAAGGTAAAGAACAACCTCAATTTAAGACTATTTTGGTATTTGGTCTAAAAGGCGGAGTAGGGAAGACTACATTGGCAACCAATCTAGCTTTGGCGATTAAAAGGATTACTGGTAAAAGAGTAGCATTGCTGGATTTAGACTTAGCCGCCGGTAATGTGGCGCTAATGACAGGAATAAGTTGGAGCAGAACATTAAAAGATTTGGTTGATGAAATAAGTGATGTCGATGCGGAACTGATAGATACATATTGTGCTGATCATCCTTTAGGGGTCAAGATAATTCAATCACCGGCAGATCCGGAGGTCGCAAGTCTAATTAAGTCTGATCATATTGATAAAATTCTTAAGGTTGTCCGTAATTCTTTCAACTATGTCATTATTGATGCTCCCTCAGCATTCAGTGATACTATATTGCCGGCTTTGGAGCAGGCAAAGGATATTATGTTGGTGACCACTTTAGATGTAGCTGCTATTCAAAACCTTAAAAAATGTTTGGACATGTTAGACAGCTTAAACTATGGCCGCAAGGCCAAAGTAATTGTCAACAAAGTAGGTTACAGCGGGGGAATTAAACTTCAGGATTTAAAAGACGTAATAGGGTTTGAGCCTATTTGTACTGTTTCTAATTGTGAAAAGCAGGCGATTAATGCTATTAACCGAGGCGAACCACTGACATTATCGTACCAGAACAGTAAAGCGGCTAAAGAGATAGAGCAATTAGCCCTAAAAATTACCAAGGATGATAGACCCACTGCCATAAAGAAACGTAAGCTCCTAAGAAGAGGTGTCCGTTAATGGTTTCATTGCTTCAACAGCGTTTAGCTCAACAAAAGAAAATACAAGAAAATAATGAAGTTGAGCAGGGTAAAATCAGTGACCCGGTTTCCCAAAAACACGAGGTTAAGTCCATAAAAGAAAAGGTGCTATCCGAACTAGTTGCTACAGTAGATACTGCAATGATAAAGGACAAGAACCAAGACGAAATAACACGCCACTTATCGGTACAAATAGAAAAGTTACTTGACCAGCATCTATTGGAGATGGGTGTTACATTTAAACGCAGTACGAGACACCGTATAACCGGGGAAATAATTAGCGAAGCCATCGGCTATGGTCCAATTACACCATTGCTGCAGGATAACACGATTAGTGAAGTTATGGTTAACGGGCCGAAACAGGTGTACATAGAAAGAAACGGCCTATTGGAGTTGACTGATATTCAGTTTAGAGATAATGACCATGTTCGTAACGTTATTGAACGGATTATTTCACCGTTAGGGAGACGGATTGACGAGAGTTCCCCGATGGTAGATGCACGGTTGCCCGATGGTTCCAGGGTCAATGCGGTAATTCCTCCCCTTGCCATTGATGGACCTACTATTACTATCCGGAAGTTTTCAGATGACCCTTACAAGTTATCTGACCTAATAAATTTTGGAACAGTATCTACTAATATGGGGCTGCTGTTAAAGGCAGCAGTACAGGGTGAGATGAACATTTTGGTGGGAGGAGGTACAGCCAGTGGTAAAACCACTACCTTAAACGTACTGTCTGATTTTATTCCTGCCAGTGAAAGAATTGTTACTATTGAGGATGCGGCAGAACTTCAACTTCGTCAACCTCATGTTGTACGAATGGAGTCCCGCCAAGCCAATGTGGAAGGTAAGGGAAGGATTGCAATACGCGATTTAGTGATTAATTCATTGCGGATGAGGCCGAATAGGATAATTGTTGGTGAGGTTAGAGGCGGTGAGGCGTTGGACATGCTGCAGGCAATGAATACCGGTCACGATGGTTCCATAACCACTATTCACGCTAATTCCCCAAGGGACTGTCTTTCCCGCCTAGAAACAATGGTCTTAATGGCGGGGGTAGATCTGCCGGCTAGAAGCATTAGGGAGCAGATCGCTTCAGCGATAGATTTGATAGTGTATCAAGCCCGCCTTAAAGACGGCAGCAGAAAAATAACCTATATCACGGAAGTGGTTGGGATGGAAGGTGATATTATCACCCTTCAGGATATATTTCTCTATCATCAAAAGGAACTTAATGAAAAAGGAAAAGTGGTTGGAAACTTCGTGCCTACCGGGGTAATTCCCAGATTTTATACTTCATTGAAGTCGATTGGGGTTCATGTACCCAACTCAATCTTTTTAAAGTCTGGTGATTAGATGTTAAACCTCATTGTAATTTTTTCGTTTGTTTTTATTGTATTTACACTCAATTCAATATACCTTGCGGCTAGTTCGAACAGGCGGCTAGCGAAATTACAGTTGGCTCAAGTAGTGCAGAGCACATCACTTACTGAAAGTACGACATCGTTACCTGTAAGCACACAAAGAGGCTTTAAAATATTGGGAAATTTAGCTTCTGTATTTTCTCGTATAATGGGCCCTAAATTTATGTCCAGGCTGGGAAACAATTTGATAAATGCCGGCATTGCCCTGCGGCCGGAAGAATTTATCCTATTAGACACTATTACAGCTTTGCTGTTTCTAGTACTATCAAGTGTTTTTGTACCAAGCAGAATAGTAAGTATAATTGCGGGATTGGCAGGGCTATGGTTACCCTTTTTAGTAATTGCCTTACTGAAAAAAAACCGTTTGATAAAATTTGAGGCCCAACTGCTAGATGGATTAGTCCTATTAGCAAATGGACTCCGTTCCGGTTTGTCGCTGATGCAGGCATGGGGGGTGGCCGCGAGAGAGATAGAACCCCCGCTCAGTGATGAATTTAAAAAGGTGATACGGGAAAATAGTTTGGGAGTTGGTGTAAAGGAGTCTTTGCAAAATATGTCTGAGCGAGTGCAAAGCAAGGATGTAGAGTTGGTAATCAGCGGTATTTTGATTCAACGGGAAATCGGTGGAAACTTAGCGGAGGTTCTTGACAGTATTGCTTATACAATTGAACAGCGGATAAAAATGAGGGGAAAAATTAAGGTGTTGACGGCCCAAGGGCGTATTTCCGGGGTAATTGTCTCCTTACTCCCTATTTTGTTAGGTGCATTTATTTTTACTTTTTACCCGGAATTTGGTGAGGTTCTACTGACTGACCCAATCGGCAAGATGATGCTGGTTGGAGCGGCGGTATCATTATTAATAGGTATATATATCGTTCATAAGGTTGTGACTTTTGATGATTAAGGACTATTCTTTAATACTAATTTCAGGATTCACTTTTTTTCTAATAGTGATGTTAATAAATTCTATTTATCAAATTGCTAGCTTTCGCCGCAAGCAGATACTTGATCGGCTGCGGGGGGTGGAAACAAAACGACCTGTGGACCAGGAAGAAGTATTTGATAAGCCTTTCCTTCAACGTTTAATCGGCCCTCTGGCGAATTTTTTAAAGAATGGGAGCAGTAAACTAGCACCGAAAGCAATGCAGCAGGCGGTACAAAATAGACTGATACGGGCTGGAAAAACGGGTATAAAGGCAACTGATTTCATAGCATTTTTGGTGATCATTTCTACTTTAATCGCTGTAGTCTCATGGTTCTTGTTGTCCTTACTTGGTACTGAATTTCTTAAGGCGATACTGCACTCGATGCTTATTGGCTTTTTAGGGGGTTTTGTCAGCTGGTTCTCACTTGGGCGATCAGCTACGCAACGACAGGAGCAGATTAGAAAGCGCTTACCGGATGCAATGGACTTGTTGGTGATTAGTGTCGAAGCTGGATTGGCGTTTGATATGGCGCTGCAAAAAGTAGCCCAGCAATTTCCCGGGCCGCTTGCTGAGGAATTTAATAAAACCTTACACGAAATGAAAATGGGTATGTCTCGTAAAGAAGCTCTAAAGGGCCTTGGGCGACGTGTGGATATCGAGGAACTAAAGGGAATGGTTAGCGCCGTTATACAAAGTGATCAGTTAGGATCAAGTTTAGCTGGGGTACTAAGAATGCAAGGAGATCTAATTAGAACCAAACGGCAGCAGCAAATTGAAGAACGCGCAATGAAAGCGCCGATAAAAATGCTTTTTCCTTTGGTTTTCTTTATCTTTCCCTCGATGTTTGTAGTGTTACTAGGTCCCGCGTTTATAAATATTATGAGAGTACTAGGTGATATGGGAAAGTGATTGTTAACTTAAGCATAAGGGGAAGGGGTCTGTATGACTGGAATTAAAGAGATGGTAATTAACCTTAGTTCAGGGCGGGTTCTAGTGAAAGATTTAATAAAGGCAGATTCCTTCTTGAGGCGGTTAAAAGGCCTAATCCCTTATAAAGGTCTTGAGCATGGGGAAGGGCTCTTACTAACACCCTGCCGAAGCGTACATACTTGCTTTATGTGTTTCGCTATTGATGTCCTTTACTTAGACGAAAATATGACAGTAATAGCCGCCTTTTCCGATGTAGGCCCTTGGCGGTTTTTGCCTGGGCGGAAAGGAACAAGGCAAGTACTGGAACTCCCGGCAGGGACTTTGGTGGCTACAGGTACAGAAAAGGGACACAGATTACAGTTCGGACGGAACTAAGTTAAAGACTAGCTAGCAGTTTTTTTATAAGATTAACCTTGCTATATCATGTAAAATTATTCAATTTAAGTAAATATGTTGAAAATACCATAGGGGGAGGGGTTACCTTAACAGTTTGTTTATTTAGAGGTTCACATCGGCGGGGAAAAAAAAAAGAGGGAGTGTGAATATTGAAAACCATAGGGCTAGGTAAAGGAAAAGGAAGCAAAGTATTATCAGTTTTCATAATTATAAGCTTATTGCTGGTCTATGTTATCTGGGACGGTACGTTACAAAAAGCATATGCAGGAAGTACTCAATTTAGTTTGAGAGGTATGACATACGATAATACAGGTGGTCTTGATTGGGCTTCGGGGTCCGGTAATTTGTCAGGCTGGCGCGAATTGCAGGGGGTCCCATATAGGATGGAAATTAAAAATGCGGAAGAAGGAGTAAAATATCGTTTTGCAGTTTTTCACGATCATCAGGATAAAGACAGCGGAATATATGGAGTTGAAACTGTAGGTTCGCCATCGGTTTCTGACGAGGCTTATGCATCAAATTTTAGTTATGAAATAGTTACTGATAGCAATTCCCAAACAGACCTCATAGGTTATGAATTCACGGTATCATTTTCTAAATCAGGTGATTACGAGGTGGAGTGGGAGGCCTACATTGCTTCAGGAGCACATGAATTCCCCGGTGCTTCGCTGCATGCCCACGCGGGGTATCTTTATGTCAATGATGTGAAGGATAGTATAGGTAAACAGGATGTTCCCATAGATTTAGTCAAAATGCCATCAATAAGTGTAACTAAGACAGCAGATAAGAGCAGCTATAATGTAGGGGAGACTGTTAACTACAGCATTCAGGTGACAAACGATGGTGAAACAGATTTAGACAATGTGACTGTAGTGGATTCCAAGATTGACTTAAATATAAACATTGGCTCCCTCGGCGCCGGTGATATATGGAATCATGACGATACTTATCCAGTGACTGATAGTGATCTGCCGGGTCCCCTTATGAATACTGTAGAGGTCCGCGCTACACCGCCAAGGGGTGAAGATCTGACTGAAAGCGCCAGCGTATCCGTTGATTTGCAGGTGCCGGCTGAACCTGGCTTGACAATAGTTAAAGAAGCCGACGTAATAGAAGCAGAGGCAGGGGATACAGTAAACTACACAATTACAGTGGAGAACACCGGTAACGTAACCTTAAGCAATATAGCTGTAACAGATACAATGTTAGGTTTGAATGAGGTAATTGTTGAATTAGCTGCGGGAGCAAGTGAGACCCTTACCGGCAGCTACGAGGTGCAGTTAACAGACTTCAATAATGAAACGTCCAATCTGGTTAATACTGCCACTGCATCAGTCACTTATGAGCAGGAAGAGCTAGCAGTTAATGATGACGCGACGGTAACCTTAGTAGAAACCTTTGTGGCTGACCCAGAACTGACCATAACTAAAGACGCCAGCCCAACCCAGGCTGAGGTAGGAGATACAATAACATACACTATCATCGTGGAGAATACCGGTAATGTAACTTTGAACAATATAGCAGTAACTGATGATATGTTAAGTTTGAATGAGATAGTTACCGAATTGGCTGCGGGAGCAAGTGAGACCCTTACCGGCAGCTACGAGGTGCAGTTAACAGACTTCAATAATGAAACGTCCAATCTGGTTAATACTGCGACTGCATCAGTCACTTATGAGCAGGAAGAGCTAGCAGTTAATGATGACGCGACGGTAACCTTAGTAGAAACTTTTGTGGCTGATCCAGAACTGACAATAGCTAAAGGAGCCGACGTAACAGAAGCAGAGGCAGGGGATACAGTAAACTACACAATTACA is part of the Metallumcola ferriviriculae genome and harbors:
- a CDS encoding type II secretion system F family protein encodes the protein MIKDYSLILISGFTFFLIVMLINSIYQIASFRRKQILDRLRGVETKRPVDQEEVFDKPFLQRLIGPLANFLKNGSSKLAPKAMQQAVQNRLIRAGKTGIKATDFIAFLVIISTLIAVVSWFLLSLLGTEFLKAILHSMLIGFLGGFVSWFSLGRSATQRQEQIRKRLPDAMDLLVISVEAGLAFDMALQKVAQQFPGPLAEEFNKTLHEMKMGMSRKEALKGLGRRVDIEELKGMVSAVIQSDQLGSSLAGVLRMQGDLIRTKRQQQIEERAMKAPIKMLFPLVFFIFPSMFVVLLGPAFINIMRVLGDMGK
- a CDS encoding type II secretion system F family protein, producing the protein MSRLGNNLINAGIALRPEEFILLDTITALLFLVLSSVFVPSRIVSIIAGLAGLWLPFLVIALLKKNRLIKFEAQLLDGLVLLANGLRSGLSLMQAWGVAAREIEPPLSDEFKKVIRENSLGVGVKESLQNMSERVQSKDVELVISGILIQREIGGNLAEVLDSIAYTIEQRIKMRGKIKVLTAQGRISGVIVSLLPILLGAFIFTFYPEFGEVLLTDPIGKMMLVGAAVSLLIGIYIVHKVVTFDD
- the cpaB gene encoding Flp pilus assembly protein CpaB, yielding MKNSKARIIFILTIILAGVLAFLVRNYLVQVEEQAVMAQKKAEVLATMVAASKPIPEGTKVDKSMLKEVDVPKELIHPQAVKTIEEAIGQFTTVSLLADELILTTKLASSATSNELPYRIPEGKRAITISVNPLIGVGGHIKPGHYIDVLGIFKFEPGEEAKPEVLTLLQNIKVLAIGPNIKKLEGVMEAPNITIAVSPEEAEYITLTENIGRMKYTLRPVGEKDVHNLPTATEERLKAKYRVGGNEEN
- a CDS encoding AAA family ATPase, which encodes MKKISILILDQKKQPELEEILNKRQDFQLLKSTTNMDLGFTLAERYQPTVILLNVDLPGNEGMILAEVFTNEFPASSLILTTQEDSEQALRHALNIGAQDVLTLPTSEEKLCTTIQRTVQRDAKRRELFTEQGKEQPQFKTILVFGLKGGVGKTTLATNLALAIKRITGKRVALLDLDLAAGNVALMTGISWSRTLKDLVDEISDVDAELIDTYCADHPLGVKIIQSPADPEVASLIKSDHIDKILKVVRNSFNYVIIDAPSAFSDTILPALEQAKDIMLVTTLDVAAIQNLKKCLDMLDSLNYGRKAKVIVNKVGYSGGIKLQDLKDVIGFEPICTVSNCEKQAINAINRGEPLTLSYQNSKAAKEIEQLALKITKDDRPTAIKKRKLLRRGVR
- a CDS encoding pilus assembly protein TadG-related protein; translation: MQHFREEKGSALVLVALTIVVLFGFAALAIDGGYLYYRHTRLQDVADATALASAIELSKNPPKNLNATKEEQKKKAAFEAAVKYVGLNGISVSNTSNYTADISLNSSNEQGKMIVSFPESLSKAKVDIELNTNLYFARVLGKDLTLVPVTAVAQVGSASKQTGGLIPVAIVDDPDDPTDGNYVQWRQYEMTLGPGGGANGNFGWLDFGAYEGVGGNTLSYYLEHGYPGTLEAEETIETKTGVSVGLAADAIDNRLSLCNASTYDLETYIPEGDTFTNYYEARVKEHLEQHEDCSRLVYTPIVNSIGENGSSTVTIVGFAAFFLDSYVHNGDEITLVGAFIDVLNPEDIMPNMLDYTVQSVMLIE
- a CDS encoding DUF7507 domain-containing protein, whose translation is MKTIGLGKGKGSKVLSVFIIISLLLVYVIWDGTLQKAYAGSTQFSLRGMTYDNTGGLDWASGSGNLSGWRELQGVPYRMEIKNAEEGVKYRFAVFHDHQDKDSGIYGVETVGSPSVSDEAYASNFSYEIVTDSNSQTDLIGYEFTVSFSKSGDYEVEWEAYIASGAHEFPGASLHAHAGYLYVNDVKDSIGKQDVPIDLVKMPSISVTKTADKSSYNVGETVNYSIQVTNDGETDLDNVTVVDSKIDLNINIGSLGAGDIWNHDDTYPVTDSDLPGPLMNTVEVRATPPRGEDLTESASVSVDLQVPAEPGLTIVKEADVIEAEAGDTVNYTITVENTGNVTLSNIAVTDTMLGLNEVIVELAAGASETLTGSYEVQLTDFNNETSNLVNTATASVTYEQEELAVNDDATVTLVETFVADPELTITKDASPTQAEVGDTITYTIIVENTGNVTLNNIAVTDDMLSLNEIVTELAAGASETLTGSYEVQLTDFNNETSNLVNTATASVTYEQEELAVNDDATVTLVETFVADPELTIAKGADVTEAEAGDTVNYTITVENTGNVTLSNIAVTDAMLGLNEVINELAVGASKTLTGSYQVQPEDFNGEAATLDNTAYTSVDYDETTISKDATASVDLVSSGGGGGGHHHHSSHNPTAVDNEAATDSNNSINIDVLANDDDSRGHYLTVIDATYGNHGETMINEDGTITFIPETDWSGSDQFEYTIECSSGDTDTATVDVTVNEKIALEETSDTEEDQIIEVFPEPPTTGPEQPQPSAQPPKDLPNTGGSYLWPVLIGISLIGAGLLLRRKKQLA
- a CDS encoding TadE/TadG family type IV pilus assembly protein; its protein translation is MFFKFRNDTKGQSLVELTLILPFLIFLLLGIMEGGRLFAGYLELQNAARDGARYAAVHTEIDAVLIVDKTKDYIKGRFTMLDPTELDVTGNYVLNLEESADKKDLWVEIKLNYPFKIITPVISTVLGNPFEISATMSMRRE
- a CDS encoding DUF192 domain-containing protein; this translates as MTGIKEMVINLSSGRVLVKDLIKADSFLRRLKGLIPYKGLEHGEGLLLTPCRSVHTCFMCFAIDVLYLDENMTVIAAFSDVGPWRFLPGRKGTRQVLELPAGTLVATGTEKGHRLQFGRN
- a CDS encoding CpaF family protein yields the protein MVSLLQQRLAQQKKIQENNEVEQGKISDPVSQKHEVKSIKEKVLSELVATVDTAMIKDKNQDEITRHLSVQIEKLLDQHLLEMGVTFKRSTRHRITGEIISEAIGYGPITPLLQDNTISEVMVNGPKQVYIERNGLLELTDIQFRDNDHVRNVIERIISPLGRRIDESSPMVDARLPDGSRVNAVIPPLAIDGPTITIRKFSDDPYKLSDLINFGTVSTNMGLLLKAAVQGEMNILVGGGTASGKTTTLNVLSDFIPASERIVTIEDAAELQLRQPHVVRMESRQANVEGKGRIAIRDLVINSLRMRPNRIIVGEVRGGEALDMLQAMNTGHDGSITTIHANSPRDCLSRLETMVLMAGVDLPARSIREQIASAIDLIVYQARLKDGSRKITYITEVVGMEGDIITLQDIFLYHQKELNEKGKVVGNFVPTGVIPRFYTSLKSIGVHVPNSIFLKSGD